A genomic region of Bosea sp. 124 contains the following coding sequences:
- a CDS encoding flavin reductase family protein, with product MTEPVQPVLRATPEAALFRDAMARVASAVHIVTTIGPHGRIGLTATAVASVSDAPPTVLVCIARPSRTLAVIEASGVFCINTLPGDGDELAEIFASRRGIEGEARFGSRRWGSLATGAPVLQDAVAAFDCRLVAAHDVATHRILIGEVLGLGGAAKSPAGATSLIYRKRQFESV from the coding sequence ATGACAGAACCCGTTCAACCCGTGCTGCGGGCTACGCCCGAGGCCGCGCTCTTTCGCGACGCCATGGCGCGGGTTGCGAGTGCGGTGCATATCGTTACGACGATCGGGCCTCATGGCCGGATCGGGCTGACCGCGACCGCCGTGGCCTCCGTCTCGGATGCACCACCAACCGTGCTGGTCTGCATCGCGCGCCCAAGCCGGACCCTGGCCGTGATTGAGGCGAGCGGAGTGTTCTGCATCAATACGCTGCCGGGCGATGGCGACGAACTGGCCGAAATCTTTGCCAGCCGGCGGGGCATCGAAGGCGAGGCGCGGTTCGGATCGCGGCGTTGGGGCAGCCTCGCGACCGGAGCGCCAGTGCTGCAGGATGCCGTCGCCGCCTTCGATTGCCGGCTCGTCGCGGCGCATGATGTTGCGACCCACCGCATCCTGATCGGCGAGGTCCTCGGGCTCGGAGGCGCAGCCAAGAGCCCGGCCGGAGCGACGAGCCTGATCTACCGGAAGCGGCAGTTCGAGTCAGTGTAG
- a CDS encoding GntR family transcriptional regulator, producing MNLRSVSDAGPPEETALAPPQHAPSLTEVAYRRLEEAIVTLSLRPGAVLTEAQMIDMVGVGRTPVREALIRLAQQGLVEVLPRKGVVIAGINAIDIMAALDAREVLERLIASDAAKRASPRERIAIVEKARAMRAAAQDGDANAYMRLDKELDATVAAAARSPYATRAVEPLQALIRRAWYHFERQDDLLPAAAHHAAFAQALATADPAAAMLASDALMLHLRSGLLATLGRD from the coding sequence ATGAACTTGCGGTCGGTTTCGGACGCCGGCCCGCCGGAGGAGACTGCGCTGGCGCCGCCGCAGCATGCGCCCAGCCTGACGGAGGTCGCCTATCGCAGGCTCGAGGAGGCGATCGTGACGCTGTCGCTGCGGCCAGGCGCGGTGCTGACCGAGGCGCAGATGATCGACATGGTCGGCGTCGGACGGACCCCCGTGCGCGAGGCGCTGATCCGCCTGGCGCAGCAGGGGCTGGTCGAGGTCCTGCCGCGCAAGGGCGTCGTCATTGCCGGCATCAATGCGATCGACATCATGGCCGCCCTCGACGCGCGCGAGGTGCTGGAACGCCTGATCGCCTCCGATGCGGCAAAACGGGCCAGTCCGCGCGAGCGGATCGCGATCGTCGAGAAGGCGCGGGCGATGCGCGCTGCCGCGCAGGACGGCGACGCGAACGCCTATATGCGGCTCGACAAGGAACTCGATGCCACCGTGGCTGCGGCTGCGCGCAGTCCTTATGCCACGCGCGCGGTCGAGCCGCTTCAGGCCCTGATCCGGCGTGCGTGGTATCATTTCGAGCGGCAGGACGACCTGCTTCCGGCAGCGGCGCATCATGCCGCCTTCGCTCAGGCGCTGGCGACGGCCGATCCGGCGGCTGCGATGCTGGCGAGCGATGCCCTGATGCTGCATCTGCGCAGCGGGCTGCTGGCGACGCTCGGTCGCGATTGA
- a CDS encoding 4-hydroxyproline epimerase, giving the protein MSTHTFFCVDGHTCGNPVRMVAGGAPPLKGANMVEKRAHFLAEYDWIRTGLMFEPRGHDVMSGSILYPPTRDDADIAFLFIETSGCLPMCGHGTIGTVTMALERGLVTPREEGVLRIDTPAGLVTARYTRNGDYVDNVRITNIASYLHATGLTAEIEELGEVTVDVAYGGNFYAIVDPQATFSDIADINPSDIQRWSPKLRTALNAKYEFIHPENPAINGLSHILWTGAPTKQEAHARNAVFYGDKAIDRSPCGTGTSSRMAQWAAQGRLQVGDDFVHESIIGTMFRGRVEAAAQVGPFEAIIPSIEGWARMTGYNTIFIDDRDPLAHGFLVTDKA; this is encoded by the coding sequence ATGAGCACTCACACCTTTTTCTGCGTCGACGGACACACCTGCGGCAACCCGGTGCGCATGGTCGCGGGCGGTGCCCCGCCACTCAAGGGCGCGAATATGGTGGAAAAGCGCGCGCATTTCCTGGCCGAATATGACTGGATCCGCACCGGACTGATGTTCGAGCCGCGCGGCCACGACGTCATGTCGGGCTCGATCCTCTATCCGCCGACGCGCGACGACGCCGACATCGCCTTCCTCTTCATCGAGACCTCGGGCTGCCTGCCGATGTGCGGCCACGGCACCATCGGAACGGTGACGATGGCGCTGGAACGCGGCCTCGTCACGCCGCGCGAGGAAGGCGTGCTCAGGATCGATACGCCAGCCGGGCTGGTGACGGCGCGCTACACCCGCAACGGCGACTATGTCGACAATGTCCGCATCACCAACATCGCCTCCTATCTCCACGCGACGGGCCTCACCGCCGAGATCGAGGAGCTGGGCGAGGTGACGGTCGATGTCGCCTATGGCGGCAATTTCTATGCGATCGTCGATCCGCAAGCCACTTTCAGCGACATCGCCGACATCAACCCCTCGGATATCCAGCGCTGGAGCCCGAAACTGCGCACGGCGCTGAACGCCAAATACGAATTCATCCACCCGGAGAACCCGGCGATCAACGGGCTGAGCCACATCCTCTGGACCGGCGCGCCGACCAAGCAGGAGGCACATGCCCGCAACGCCGTGTTCTATGGCGACAAGGCGATCGACCGCTCGCCCTGCGGCACCGGCACCTCGTCGCGGATGGCGCAATGGGCCGCTCAAGGGCGGCTCCAGGTCGGCGACGACTTCGTCCATGAAAGCATCATCGGCACGATGTTCCGCGGCCGGGTCGAGGCCGCAGCCCAGGTCGGTCCGTTCGAGGCGATCATCCCCTCCATCGAGGGCTGGGCCCGCATGACCGGCTACAACACCATCTTCATCGACGACCGCGACCCGCTGGCCCACGGCTTCCTGGTGACGGACAAAGCCTGA
- a CDS encoding FAD-dependent oxidoreductase: MKIAIVGAGIVGSAIAHALLDEGHEVLILDKEGPGFGPSRGNAGWIAHTDILPIASPKILRQVPKFLLDPLGPLAIRPAYFPRLLPWLLRFVLAARPEAYERSIQGIGALQQRALPAWLARAKSAGLESHIHRKGGLYAFTEAGAFAEARDIARRQAEFGITVEMIGAQELRQFEPALKDKFVGAAFHPDTAHISDPLDLTLALFEAALARGATFEKAEITNISSGERPALIGHDGFQRVVDRAVIAAGAWSKPLASALGDKVPLDTERGYNVSFPGVTGLTTRPIGFEGHGFVMTPLESGLRIGGAVEFGGLEAPPNHGRTRILYDKASQLVDGLPAFDSGTLWMGFRPSLPDSLPVIGAASRNPQVVYAFGHGHYGMTQSTVTADLVAALIAGRAPAIDLAPFSPRRF, translated from the coding sequence ATGAAGATCGCCATCGTCGGGGCGGGCATTGTCGGCTCCGCCATCGCCCATGCGCTGCTCGACGAAGGCCATGAGGTCCTGATCCTCGACAAGGAGGGACCCGGTTTCGGCCCCTCGCGCGGCAATGCCGGCTGGATCGCGCATACCGACATCCTGCCGATCGCGAGCCCCAAGATCCTGCGGCAGGTCCCGAAATTCCTGCTCGATCCGCTCGGCCCGCTGGCGATCCGCCCGGCCTATTTCCCCAGGCTCCTGCCCTGGCTGCTGCGTTTCGTGCTGGCGGCGCGGCCGGAGGCCTATGAGCGCTCGATCCAGGGCATCGGCGCGCTCCAGCAGCGCGCCCTGCCAGCCTGGCTGGCGAGGGCGAAGAGTGCCGGCCTCGAGAGCCATATCCACCGCAAGGGCGGACTCTACGCCTTCACCGAGGCCGGTGCCTTCGCGGAGGCGCGCGACATCGCCAGGCGCCAGGCCGAGTTCGGCATCACGGTCGAGATGATCGGGGCGCAGGAGCTGCGCCAGTTCGAGCCGGCCCTGAAAGACAAGTTCGTCGGCGCCGCCTTCCACCCCGACACCGCCCATATCAGCGATCCGCTCGACCTCACGCTGGCCCTGTTCGAGGCGGCACTGGCACGCGGCGCGACCTTCGAAAAGGCGGAGATCACCAATATCTCGTCAGGCGAGCGCCCTGCCCTGATCGGCCATGACGGCTTCCAGCGCGTCGTCGACCGCGCCGTGATCGCGGCCGGCGCCTGGTCGAAGCCGCTGGCGTCTGCGCTCGGCGACAAGGTCCCGCTCGACACCGAGCGCGGCTACAATGTCAGCTTCCCCGGCGTGACCGGGCTGACCACGCGGCCCATCGGCTTCGAGGGCCACGGCTTCGTCATGACGCCGCTGGAGAGCGGCCTGCGCATTGGTGGCGCCGTCGAGTTCGGCGGGCTGGAGGCGCCTCCGAACCACGGCCGCACCAGGATCCTCTACGACAAGGCAAGCCAACTCGTGGACGGCCTGCCGGCCTTCGACAGCGGCACTCTCTGGATGGGGTTCCGCCCGTCCCTGCCCGACTCGCTGCCCGTGATCGGCGCGGCCAGCCGCAACCCGCAAGTGGTCTACGCCTTCGGCCACGGCCATTACGGCATGACGCAATCGACCGTGACGGCCGATCTCGTGGCTGCCCTCATCGCCGGTCGCGCGCCCGCAATCGACCTCGCGCCGTTCAGCCCTCGCCGCTTCTGA
- a CDS encoding aconitase X catalytic domain-containing protein — translation MVELTQQQQHVATGANGAGAAMAMRIVADSARLMGAPRLIPVASAHIDGALYHGDSGTLFAERLVEGGARVGIRATLNVGALTPAGCAAIRLPPHQRDMAARMMRAYEAMGCEPSWTCAPYQAGHRPAQGSDVAWGESNAVVFCNSVLGARTNRYGDFLDIACAIAGVAPDYGLHRPENRIATLLIDASGLSRGLRASDVFYPVLGTILGRMAGTAVAVIEGLQGCTTEDRLKALGAASASAGGVGLFHVAGVTPEAPDAATALGGLPPRETLMLTPELVQQALARLSTSEGTERIDAVAIGSPHLSAAEIDEVERRLGGRRLKTPLYANTGRHVLRPLEAQGRRAALEQAGVIFVVDTCVVVTPILPEIAGAVLMTNSGKFAHYAPGNTGYAVTYGSLAECVESAVTGRLVRERQAWS, via the coding sequence ATGGTTGAACTGACGCAGCAGCAGCAGCACGTAGCGACCGGAGCCAATGGCGCCGGCGCCGCAATGGCGATGCGGATCGTCGCTGACAGCGCACGGCTGATGGGTGCGCCGCGGCTGATTCCCGTCGCCTCGGCCCATATCGACGGGGCGCTCTATCACGGCGATTCGGGCACGCTTTTCGCCGAAAGGCTGGTCGAGGGCGGCGCCCGCGTCGGCATCCGCGCGACGCTGAACGTCGGGGCCCTCACCCCCGCAGGTTGCGCCGCGATCCGGCTGCCGCCGCATCAGCGCGACATGGCGGCCCGCATGATGCGCGCCTATGAGGCGATGGGCTGCGAGCCCTCCTGGACCTGCGCGCCCTATCAGGCCGGGCACCGGCCGGCACAGGGCAGCGACGTCGCCTGGGGCGAATCCAACGCCGTCGTCTTCTGCAATTCGGTGCTCGGCGCCCGCACCAACCGCTATGGCGATTTCCTCGACATCGCCTGCGCCATCGCCGGTGTCGCGCCCGATTACGGGCTGCACCGGCCGGAGAACCGCATCGCGACGCTGCTGATCGACGCGAGTGGACTGAGCCGCGGCCTGCGCGCCTCGGACGTGTTCTACCCCGTCCTCGGCACCATCCTCGGCCGCATGGCGGGCACGGCAGTCGCCGTCATCGAAGGCCTGCAAGGCTGCACGACGGAGGATCGGCTGAAGGCGCTGGGCGCAGCCTCCGCCTCGGCCGGGGGCGTCGGCCTGTTCCATGTCGCGGGCGTGACGCCCGAAGCGCCCGATGCCGCAACGGCGCTCGGCGGCCTGCCGCCCCGCGAAACCCTGATGCTGACGCCCGAGCTTGTGCAGCAGGCCCTGGCCCGGCTCTCCACCAGCGAAGGCACCGAGCGCATCGATGCGGTGGCGATCGGCTCGCCGCATCTCTCGGCGGCCGAGATCGACGAGGTCGAGCGTCGCCTCGGAGGGCGCCGTCTGAAAACACCGCTCTACGCCAATACCGGCCGCCATGTGCTGCGTCCGCTGGAGGCACAGGGCCGTCGCGCCGCGCTGGAGCAGGCCGGCGTGATCTTCGTCGTCGACACCTGCGTCGTCGTGACCCCGATCCTGCCCGAGATCGCGGGCGCGGTGCTGATGACCAATTCCGGCAAGTTCGCGCATTACGCTCCGGGCAACACCGGCTACGCCGTGACCTATGGCTCGCTTGCCGAATGCGTCGAGAGCGCCGTCACCGGCCGGCTCGTCAGGGAGCGGCAGGCATGGTCGTGA
- a CDS encoding cupin domain-containing protein, protein MAFTCTIPAIPTVQQDDDAVRITRWDFEPGAVTGWHSHGWPYFVVMLVEGTLRIHDGTKTTDVPLAQGQAYMRPAGIEHDVMNGSPHPIAFVEIEVKRPDALKQLSLS, encoded by the coding sequence ATGGCCTTCACCTGCACGATTCCCGCCATTCCAACCGTCCAGCAGGACGATGACGCCGTCCGCATCACACGCTGGGATTTTGAGCCCGGCGCGGTCACCGGCTGGCACAGCCATGGCTGGCCCTATTTCGTCGTCATGCTGGTCGAAGGCACGCTGCGCATCCACGACGGCACGAAGACGACCGACGTACCGCTCGCACAGGGGCAGGCCTATATGCGCCCGGCCGGCATCGAGCACGACGTCATGAACGGCTCGCCGCACCCGATCGCCTTCGTCGAGATCGAGGTCAAGCGGCCGGACGCACTCAAGCAACTCTCGTTGTCATGA
- the pcaD gene encoding 3-oxoadipate enol-lactonase, which translates to MPIETIRGEPFNIRFDGPADAPVLMLSNSLGTNLSMWDPQIAEWAKSFRILRYDSRGHGLSTATDQAFSIATLGHDALAILDHFGIDRAHWCGVSKGGMVGQWLATHARHRMDRLVLANTAAYMGPADLWNGRIKTVRSQGMAAIVQGTLERWFSPRFRESDATTVAKVSEMLTTTPAIGYATCCAAIRDMDQREAIHSIANPVLVIIGTVDPATPPAAGHLIAEAIPGSRTVELDAAHLSNLEQPEAFTGAVLDFLKV; encoded by the coding sequence ATGCCGATCGAAACCATCCGGGGCGAGCCGTTCAACATCCGCTTCGACGGGCCGGCCGACGCGCCGGTGCTGATGCTGTCGAACTCGCTCGGCACCAATCTCTCGATGTGGGACCCACAGATCGCGGAGTGGGCGAAGAGCTTCCGCATCCTGCGCTACGATTCGCGCGGGCACGGCCTTTCGACCGCGACAGACCAGGCTTTTTCGATCGCGACGCTCGGACATGACGCGCTCGCCATCCTCGACCATTTCGGCATCGACAGGGCGCATTGGTGCGGCGTCTCCAAGGGCGGCATGGTCGGCCAGTGGCTCGCGACCCATGCCCGACACCGGATGGACCGCCTCGTGCTCGCAAATACAGCGGCCTATATGGGCCCTGCCGACCTCTGGAACGGCCGGATCAAGACCGTGCGCAGCCAGGGCATGGCCGCGATCGTCCAGGGCACATTGGAGCGCTGGTTCAGCCCACGCTTTCGCGAATCCGACGCCACGACCGTGGCGAAGGTCAGCGAGATGCTGACCACGACCCCGGCCATCGGCTATGCCACCTGCTGCGCCGCGATCCGCGACATGGACCAGCGCGAGGCGATCCACAGCATCGCCAATCCGGTGCTCGTCATCATCGGCACGGTCGATCCGGCGACGCCGCCGGCCGCCGGCCATCTGATTGCCGAGGCCATTCCGGGCTCACGCACGGTTGAGCTCGACGCCGCCCATCTCTCCAATCTCGAGCAGCCGGAAGCCTTCACGGGCGCCGTACTCGACTTCTTGAAGGTCTGA
- a CDS encoding alpha/beta hydrolase: protein MRKFVMAALATMSLSLPAVAQVHPFPPGFRTQEIQAGDTTLHVRVGGQGPAVVLIHGFGDTGDMWAPLAADLARDHRVIVPDLRGMGLSSHPAGGYDKHNQAGDIRAVLTALGIDRAAIVGHDIGTMVAYAYAARYPDKTETLTVMDAPVPGVPPWDQIVRDPRLWHFDLTGPDMERLIAGRERIYLDRFWNDFAANPARIDEGTRQHYAALYARPGAMRSAFAQFTAIRQDALDNAKTLSPKLAMPVLAIGGEKSFGATQALVMRNAASDVTEVVIADSGHWLMEEQPVATIAAVRTFLDKKR from the coding sequence ATGCGCAAATTCGTGATGGCAGCGCTGGCCACGATGTCGCTGTCGCTGCCGGCGGTTGCCCAGGTTCATCCCTTTCCACCGGGTTTCCGGACGCAGGAGATCCAGGCCGGTGACACGACGCTGCATGTGCGCGTCGGCGGGCAGGGGCCGGCGGTGGTGCTGATCCACGGCTTCGGCGACACCGGCGACATGTGGGCGCCGCTCGCCGCCGACCTGGCACGCGACCATCGTGTCATCGTGCCCGATCTGCGCGGCATGGGCCTGTCGTCCCACCCGGCCGGCGGTTACGACAAGCATAATCAGGCCGGTGACATCCGCGCCGTGCTGACGGCGCTCGGCATCGACCGCGCCGCGATCGTCGGCCACGACATTGGGACAATGGTCGCTTATGCCTACGCCGCGCGCTACCCGGACAAGACCGAGACACTGACGGTGATGGATGCGCCGGTGCCCGGCGTGCCGCCCTGGGATCAGATCGTGCGCGATCCGCGGTTGTGGCACTTCGATCTCACGGGCCCGGACATGGAGCGCCTGATCGCCGGACGCGAGCGGATCTATCTCGACCGCTTCTGGAACGATTTCGCTGCCAACCCGGCCCGGATCGACGAGGGGACGCGCCAGCATTATGCCGCGCTTTATGCCCGGCCGGGCGCGATGCGCTCTGCCTTCGCGCAGTTCACCGCGATCCGGCAGGACGCGCTGGACAATGCCAAGACGCTCTCGCCCAAGCTCGCCATGCCGGTTCTGGCCATCGGCGGCGAGAAGTCCTTCGGGGCGACGCAGGCGCTGGTGATGCGCAATGCGGCCAGCGATGTGACGGAAGTGGTGATCGCCGATTCCGGCCATTGGCTGATGGAAGAGCAGCCGGTCGCGACCATCGCCGCCGTGCGCACCTTCCTCGACAAGAAGCGCTGA
- a CDS encoding DUF126 domain-containing protein, translating into MVVNTQVPDAQILIPGPAASGRCLALTAPISFWGGVDPRSGTIIDARHPQRGESIAGTVLALPGTIGSSSASAVLLELVHAGKAPAALLMDAPDAILLLGLVVAREMGWPTPPAFRLPAAQQASLAGRWLQLSADGDITAN; encoded by the coding sequence ATGGTCGTGAACACCCAAGTTCCTGATGCACAGATACTGATTCCCGGCCCGGCGGCCTCAGGGCGCTGCCTTGCGCTGACGGCACCGATCAGTTTCTGGGGCGGCGTCGATCCGCGCTCCGGCACCATCATCGACGCGCGCCATCCGCAGCGCGGCGAGAGCATCGCCGGAACCGTGCTGGCGCTGCCCGGGACAATCGGCTCCTCCTCGGCTTCGGCGGTGCTGCTTGAGCTCGTTCATGCCGGCAAGGCGCCGGCCGCGCTGCTGATGGACGCGCCCGATGCCATCCTGCTGCTTGGGCTGGTGGTGGCGCGCGAAATGGGCTGGCCGACGCCGCCGGCGTTCCGCCTGCCCGCAGCGCAACAGGCATCCCTTGCCGGACGCTGGCTTCAGTTGTCGGCCGACGGCGATATCACCGCAAATTAG
- the pcaC gene encoding 4-carboxymuconolactone decarboxylase — protein sequence MDEKTRYDEGMKTRRAVLGAAYVDKASAGVTDFNGEWQEFITRTAWNDIWNRPGLIRRERSIIVLAIAASLGAWGEFRIHVRGAINNGLSREEIKEVLLQTAIYAGVPASNHAFKEAAGVFAEMEAEAAAGA from the coding sequence ATGGACGAGAAGACCCGCTACGACGAGGGCATGAAGACCCGCCGCGCCGTCCTCGGCGCTGCTTATGTCGACAAGGCCAGCGCCGGCGTCACCGATTTCAACGGCGAGTGGCAGGAGTTCATCACCCGCACGGCCTGGAACGACATCTGGAACCGGCCGGGCCTGATCCGCCGCGAGCGCTCGATCATCGTGCTGGCGATCGCGGCCTCGCTCGGCGCCTGGGGCGAATTCCGCATCCATGTCCGCGGCGCCATCAACAACGGGCTCAGCCGCGAGGAGATCAAGGAGGTGCTGCTGCAGACGGCGATCTATGCCGGCGTGCCGGCCTCGAACCATGCCTTCAAGGAGGCCGCCGGCGTCTTCGCCGAGATGGAAGCGGAAGCCGCCGCCGGGGCCTGA